The proteins below are encoded in one region of Telopea speciosissima isolate NSW1024214 ecotype Mountain lineage chromosome 10, Tspe_v1, whole genome shotgun sequence:
- the LOC122641842 gene encoding uncharacterized protein LOC122641842 isoform X2 — MLGKASGAQPSVGLSGCGALSHVYIRHPPVRCSIPGSRGLFYDDGNKLLLSVTSDQVFAWKTVPLALFDAPTPDSIGEGPVISIRYSLDEKIIGIQRSNLEIEFRIRDTGEAFVHKTKSESESILGFFWTDCPSCDVIFVKTSGLDLFAYEPELKALRLVETKRLTVSWYIYTHESRLVLLASGMQCKSFTGYQFSSGGIIRLPRFEMAMAKAEANEKPVLLAEDVHIVTMYGRIYCLQGDRTAMLLHLYRFYRDAIVQQGSLPIYSSKIAVSVVDNVLSVHQVDAKVVILYDIFADSWAPISAPLPLLLRGFPRANTSSSRLNSRDTVHVEVSEMSDHEGIIYGDEWTFLIPDLICDAAHGTLWRIHLDLEAIAASNSEVPSVLEFLQRRRLEASKAKQLSLAITCTIILERRPVPMVARAIDVLVTSYSHSIKTGSSLLGKTVGGETTSTSGIQHAYNSRTGDGSLTRIARNGKSMHESATASGVDGEPQQSRTGDVENGSRDLTTGLTVDRTSTSLVSDSEENVGSEIMKSSSGKPLEKTQSNNLQCVETKEGMGAETSSGVGSSSGKPQVLGPRGNPLNSDVSGQQESQVASPAISPDEMYSFVFAPVEEEIAGDPCYLVAIIVEYFRSAALEKLKVHPNLNVLTVQLLARSEHYVELGLFIINKILEPSKEVALQLLESGRHNIQTRKFGMDMLRQLSLHHDYVLLLLQDGYYLEALRYARKNQVITIRPSLFLQAAFASNDLQHLAAVLRFFSDFIPGFRNTTDYNTYCRILSEMSSSVTA; from the exons GTTTTTGCATGGAAAACTGTTCCACTTGCTCTGTTCGATGCTCCTACACCAGATTCAATAGGTGAAGGGCCAGTAATTTCTATTCGATATTCACTAGATGAGAAGATTATTGGAATTCAACGATCTAATCTTGAGATTGAGTTCAGGATAAGAGATACTGGGGAGGCTTTTGTCCATAAGACTAAATCAGAATCTGAGAGCATACTGGGATTCTTTTGGACAGATTGCCCATCCTGTGATGTTATATTTGTGAAGACAAG TGGTTTGGATCTGTTTGCATATGAACCTGAGCTGAAGGCACTCCGATTGGTTGAGACAAAAAGATTGACTGTGAGCTGGTATATTTACACACACGAAAGTCGGCTGGTTCTTCTTGCCTCTGGAATGCAGTGCAAGTCTTTCACTGGATATCAG ttttcatCTGGGGGAATTATTCGCTTGCCAAGGTTTGAGATGGCAATGGCAAAAGCAGAGGCAAACGAGAAACCTGTCCTACTTGCGGAAGATGTTCATATTGTTACAAT GTATGGTAGGATATACTGTTTGCAAGGTGATAGGACTGCAATGCTACTGCACTTGTATAGGTTTTACCGGGATGCCATTGTACAACAG GGTTCTTTGCCAATTTATTCGAGCAAGATTGCAGTCAGTGTGGTTGATAATGTACTATCTGTCCATCAAGTGGATGCCAAAGTTGTTATTTTGTATGACATATTTGCAGATTCCTGGGCACCAATATCTGCTCCACTTCCTCTCCTACTGAGGGGTTTTCCAAGGGCTAATACTTCCTCCTCTCGATTAAATAGTAGGGATACAGTCCATGTAGAGGTAAGTGAAATGAGTGATCATGAAGGTATCATCTATGGAGATGAGTGGACTTTTCTCATTCCTGACCTTATATGTGATGCTGCTCATGGTACTTTGTGGAGGATTCATTTGGACTTAGAG GCTATTGCTGCCAGTAACTCAGAAGTGCCCTCTGTTCTAGAATTCTTGCAGCGCCGTAGACTGGAAGCCAGTAAG GCTAAGCAATTATCCTTGGCGATTACTTGCACTATAATTCTAGAACGGAGACCGGTACCCATGGTTGCTAGAGCAATTGATGTGCTAGTCACCTCTTACTCTCATTCAATTAAAACAGGAAGTTCACTCCTTGGGAAGACAGTGGGTGGTGAGACTACTTCCACTTCTGGAATACAGCATGCATATAACTCTAGAACCGGAGATGGCTCTCTGACTAGAATTGCAAGAAATGGAAAATCGATGCATGAATCCGCAACTGCAAGTGGAGTGGATGGGGAACCTCAACAATCCAGGACTGGAGATGTGGAAAATGGATCTCGGGATCTTACCACAGGTTTGACTGTAGATAGAACATCAACTTCACTGGTTTCAGACTCTGAGGAGAATGTTGGTTCAGAAATAATGAAGAGCAGTTCAGGAAAGCCTCTTGAAAAGACCCAATCCAACAATCTTCAGTGTGTGGAAACTAAAGAAGGTATGGGGGCTGAAACTTCTTCTGGTGTGGGCAGCAGTTCAGGAAAGCCTCAAGTGCTTGGTCCCAGAGGCAATCCATTGAACTCTGATGTTTCTGGGCAGCAGGAGTCACAAGTTGCTTCTCCAGCAATTTCACCTGATGAGATGTACAGTTTTGTCTTTGCTCCTGTAGAGGAAGAGATAGCAGGAGATCCTTGTTACTTGGTTGCTATTATTGTTGAGTACTTCCGCAG TGCTGCCTTGGAAAAACTCAAAGTTCATCCAAATCTGAATGTCTTGACCGTACAATTGCTAGCCCGCAGTGAGCACTATGTGGAACTTGGGTTGTTCATCATAAACAAG ATCCTTGAGCCCTCAAAAGAAGTTGCATTACAACTATTAGAGTCAGGTCGCCATAATATCCAGACAAGGAAGTTCGGTATGGATATGCTGAGACAGCTCTCGTTGCATCATGACTATGTgttgcttctattgcaagatgGATATTATCTTGAAGCCCTACGTTATGCACGAAAAAACCAG GTGATTACCATCCGGCCTTCATTATTTCTCCAAGCAGCATTTGCTTCCAATGACTTGCAACATCTAGCAGCAGTCTTGAGGTTCTTCTCAGATTTCATTCCTGGCTTCAGAAACACAACTGATTACAATACATACTGTCGCATTCTAAGTGAGATGAGCTCATCTGTAACTGCTTAA
- the LOC122641842 gene encoding uncharacterized protein LOC122641842 isoform X1: MLGKASGAQPSVGLSGCGALSHVYIRHPPVRCSIPGSRGLFYDDGNKLLLSVTSDQVFAWKTVPLALFDAPTPDSIGEGPVISIRYSLDEKIIGIQRSNLEIEFRIRDTGEAFVHKTKSESESILGFFWTDCPSCDVIFVKTSGLDLFAYEPELKALRLVETKRLTVSWYIYTHESRLVLLASGMQCKSFTGYQFSSGGIIRLPRFEMAMAKAEANEKPVLLAEDVHIVTMYGRIYCLQGDRTAMLLHLYRFYRDAIVQQGSLPIYSSKIAVSVVDNVLSVHQVDAKVVILYDIFADSWAPISAPLPLLLRGFPRANTSSSRLNSRDTVHVEVSEMSDHEGIIYGDEWTFLIPDLICDAAHGTLWRIHLDLEAIAASNSEVPSVLEFLQRRRLEASKAKQLSLAITCTIILERRPVPMVARAIDVLVTSYSHSIKTGSSLLGKTVGGETTSTSGIQHAYNSRTGDGSLTRIARNGKSMHESATASGVDGEPQQSRTGDVENGSRDLTTGLTVDRTSTSLVSDSEENVGSEIMKSSSGKPLEKTQSNNLQCVETKEGMGAETSSGVGSSSGKPQVLGPRGNPLNSDVSGQQESQVASPAISPDEMYSFVFAPVEEEIAGDPCYLVAIIVEYFRSNCSAALEKLKVHPNLNVLTVQLLARSEHYVELGLFIINKILEPSKEVALQLLESGRHNIQTRKFGMDMLRQLSLHHDYVLLLLQDGYYLEALRYARKNQVITIRPSLFLQAAFASNDLQHLAAVLRFFSDFIPGFRNTTDYNTYCRILSEMSSSVTA, translated from the exons GTTTTTGCATGGAAAACTGTTCCACTTGCTCTGTTCGATGCTCCTACACCAGATTCAATAGGTGAAGGGCCAGTAATTTCTATTCGATATTCACTAGATGAGAAGATTATTGGAATTCAACGATCTAATCTTGAGATTGAGTTCAGGATAAGAGATACTGGGGAGGCTTTTGTCCATAAGACTAAATCAGAATCTGAGAGCATACTGGGATTCTTTTGGACAGATTGCCCATCCTGTGATGTTATATTTGTGAAGACAAG TGGTTTGGATCTGTTTGCATATGAACCTGAGCTGAAGGCACTCCGATTGGTTGAGACAAAAAGATTGACTGTGAGCTGGTATATTTACACACACGAAAGTCGGCTGGTTCTTCTTGCCTCTGGAATGCAGTGCAAGTCTTTCACTGGATATCAG ttttcatCTGGGGGAATTATTCGCTTGCCAAGGTTTGAGATGGCAATGGCAAAAGCAGAGGCAAACGAGAAACCTGTCCTACTTGCGGAAGATGTTCATATTGTTACAAT GTATGGTAGGATATACTGTTTGCAAGGTGATAGGACTGCAATGCTACTGCACTTGTATAGGTTTTACCGGGATGCCATTGTACAACAG GGTTCTTTGCCAATTTATTCGAGCAAGATTGCAGTCAGTGTGGTTGATAATGTACTATCTGTCCATCAAGTGGATGCCAAAGTTGTTATTTTGTATGACATATTTGCAGATTCCTGGGCACCAATATCTGCTCCACTTCCTCTCCTACTGAGGGGTTTTCCAAGGGCTAATACTTCCTCCTCTCGATTAAATAGTAGGGATACAGTCCATGTAGAGGTAAGTGAAATGAGTGATCATGAAGGTATCATCTATGGAGATGAGTGGACTTTTCTCATTCCTGACCTTATATGTGATGCTGCTCATGGTACTTTGTGGAGGATTCATTTGGACTTAGAG GCTATTGCTGCCAGTAACTCAGAAGTGCCCTCTGTTCTAGAATTCTTGCAGCGCCGTAGACTGGAAGCCAGTAAG GCTAAGCAATTATCCTTGGCGATTACTTGCACTATAATTCTAGAACGGAGACCGGTACCCATGGTTGCTAGAGCAATTGATGTGCTAGTCACCTCTTACTCTCATTCAATTAAAACAGGAAGTTCACTCCTTGGGAAGACAGTGGGTGGTGAGACTACTTCCACTTCTGGAATACAGCATGCATATAACTCTAGAACCGGAGATGGCTCTCTGACTAGAATTGCAAGAAATGGAAAATCGATGCATGAATCCGCAACTGCAAGTGGAGTGGATGGGGAACCTCAACAATCCAGGACTGGAGATGTGGAAAATGGATCTCGGGATCTTACCACAGGTTTGACTGTAGATAGAACATCAACTTCACTGGTTTCAGACTCTGAGGAGAATGTTGGTTCAGAAATAATGAAGAGCAGTTCAGGAAAGCCTCTTGAAAAGACCCAATCCAACAATCTTCAGTGTGTGGAAACTAAAGAAGGTATGGGGGCTGAAACTTCTTCTGGTGTGGGCAGCAGTTCAGGAAAGCCTCAAGTGCTTGGTCCCAGAGGCAATCCATTGAACTCTGATGTTTCTGGGCAGCAGGAGTCACAAGTTGCTTCTCCAGCAATTTCACCTGATGAGATGTACAGTTTTGTCTTTGCTCCTGTAGAGGAAGAGATAGCAGGAGATCCTTGTTACTTGGTTGCTATTATTGTTGAGTACTTCCGCAG TAATTGCAGTGCTGCCTTGGAAAAACTCAAAGTTCATCCAAATCTGAATGTCTTGACCGTACAATTGCTAGCCCGCAGTGAGCACTATGTGGAACTTGGGTTGTTCATCATAAACAAG ATCCTTGAGCCCTCAAAAGAAGTTGCATTACAACTATTAGAGTCAGGTCGCCATAATATCCAGACAAGGAAGTTCGGTATGGATATGCTGAGACAGCTCTCGTTGCATCATGACTATGTgttgcttctattgcaagatgGATATTATCTTGAAGCCCTACGTTATGCACGAAAAAACCAG GTGATTACCATCCGGCCTTCATTATTTCTCCAAGCAGCATTTGCTTCCAATGACTTGCAACATCTAGCAGCAGTCTTGAGGTTCTTCTCAGATTTCATTCCTGGCTTCAGAAACACAACTGATTACAATACATACTGTCGCATTCTAAGTGAGATGAGCTCATCTGTAACTGCTTAA